From a region of the Streptacidiphilus albus JL83 genome:
- a CDS encoding NADP-dependent oxidoreductase — protein sequence MSTVSNDPTALPEQAPAVSFSAFGGPEVLQLADAAVPRPGAGQVLLEVRSAGVNPVDWKIRRGYLAEVFPVSFPHVPGLEAAGTVVATGPGVTAWAVGDAVFGPVPNSYAAYALADADRLAAVPAGLELEAAGGLPVAAEAAYRALESVKATAGETVLVHGAAGAVGILAVQLATADGIRVVGTASEPNHGFLRSIGAVPVSYGEGVFDRVRAAAPQGVDAVLDLGGGGVLAGSVDLVGGAARVVSLVDLAEAGPLGVRFSSGGPEEDRSPEALARVARLVAAGTLELPIRAALPLAQADEAQRLSEDGHGLGKIVLLP from the coding sequence ATGTCCACCGTGTCCAACGACCCCACCGCGCTTCCCGAGCAGGCCCCCGCCGTCTCCTTCTCCGCCTTCGGCGGCCCCGAGGTGCTGCAGCTGGCCGACGCGGCCGTGCCCCGCCCCGGTGCGGGGCAGGTGCTGCTGGAGGTCCGCTCCGCCGGGGTCAACCCGGTGGACTGGAAGATCCGGCGCGGCTACCTGGCCGAGGTCTTCCCGGTCTCGTTCCCGCACGTCCCGGGGCTGGAGGCGGCTGGAACGGTGGTCGCCACCGGGCCCGGGGTGACCGCCTGGGCGGTCGGCGACGCCGTCTTCGGCCCCGTCCCGAACAGCTACGCCGCCTACGCGCTCGCCGACGCCGATCGGCTGGCCGCGGTGCCGGCCGGGCTGGAGTTGGAGGCCGCCGGAGGGCTGCCGGTCGCGGCCGAGGCCGCCTACCGGGCGCTGGAGTCGGTCAAGGCCACGGCCGGGGAGACGGTCCTGGTGCACGGCGCGGCCGGGGCGGTCGGGATCCTCGCCGTCCAGCTGGCGACCGCTGACGGCATCCGGGTGGTCGGCACGGCGAGCGAGCCCAACCACGGCTTCCTCCGGTCGATCGGCGCGGTCCCGGTCAGCTACGGCGAGGGCGTCTTCGACCGGGTCCGCGCGGCCGCGCCGCAGGGCGTGGACGCGGTGCTCGACCTGGGCGGCGGCGGGGTGCTGGCCGGTTCCGTCGACCTGGTCGGCGGTGCCGCGCGGGTGGTCTCCCTGGTCGACCTGGCCGAGGCCGGACCGCTGGGCGTACGGTTCAGCTCCGGCGGCCCGGAGGAGGACCGCTCCCCGGAGGCACTGGCCCGGGTCGCCCGACTGGTCGCGGCCGGCACCCTGGAACTGCCGATCCGGGCGGCGCTGCCGCTGGCGCAGGCCGACGAGGCGCAGCGGCTGAGCGAGGACGGCCACGGCCTGGGCAAGATCGTCCTGCTGCCCTGA
- a CDS encoding helix-turn-helix transcriptional regulator, protein MTTEMDRTQLADFLRRSRERLRPQDVGLPEGPRRRTPGLRREEVALLSGMSADYYMRLEQARSPQPSVQVLSALARTLRLSDDERDHLYLLSGHRPPAGRPAGAEIRPALRHLLDQLSDAPAQVLSDLGDLLGQNATAEALFGCVCGVEGDGRNLIWSWFTNPLMRASYPPEEWQHYSRSHVADLRAATVRRGGDAASTGLVQRLLASSKEFAELWERHEVGVRRSAVLRVRHPQLGPVSLLSELLLTPSEDQRLLLFTAVPGSPDAAVLDRLREIGARDFAGLH, encoded by the coding sequence ATGACGACCGAGATGGACCGCACCCAGTTGGCCGACTTCCTCCGCCGCTCCCGCGAGCGGCTGCGGCCGCAGGACGTCGGGCTGCCCGAGGGGCCGCGCCGCCGCACCCCCGGCCTGCGGCGGGAGGAGGTCGCACTGCTCTCCGGCATGTCCGCCGACTACTACATGCGGCTGGAGCAGGCCCGCAGCCCGCAGCCCTCGGTCCAGGTGCTGTCCGCGCTGGCCCGGACCCTGCGGCTGAGCGACGACGAACGCGACCATCTCTACCTGCTCTCCGGACACCGGCCGCCGGCCGGACGGCCCGCCGGGGCGGAGATCCGGCCGGCCCTGCGGCATCTGCTGGACCAGCTGTCCGACGCCCCGGCCCAGGTCCTCAGCGACCTGGGCGACCTGCTCGGGCAGAACGCCACCGCCGAGGCGCTGTTCGGCTGCGTCTGCGGGGTCGAGGGGGACGGCCGCAACCTGATCTGGTCCTGGTTCACCAACCCGCTCATGCGGGCCTCCTATCCGCCGGAGGAGTGGCAGCACTACAGCCGCTCCCATGTGGCCGACCTGCGCGCCGCCACCGTCCGGCGCGGCGGCGACGCGGCCTCCACCGGGCTGGTCCAGCGGCTGCTGGCGAGCAGCAAGGAGTTCGCCGAGCTGTGGGAGCGGCACGAGGTCGGGGTGCGGCGCAGCGCGGTGCTGCGGGTGCGGCATCCGCAGCTCGGTCCGGTCAGCCTGCTCTCGGAGCTGCTGCTCACCCCGTCCGAGGACCAGCGGCTGCTGCTGTTCACAGCGGTGCCCGGGAGTCCGGACGCGGCCGTGCTCGACCGGCTGCGGGAGATCGGCGCCCGGGACTTCGCCGGCCTGCACTAG
- a CDS encoding acyltransferase: MSVRIQPTAQVDPSAEVGEGSAVWDLAQIREEARLGRSCVVGRGAYVGPGVRIGDNVKLQNYALVYEPAELADGVFVGPSAVLTNDFYPRSVDPQGRQKRDGDWQPVAVRVAEGASLGARSVCVAPVRVGRWALVAAGAVVTRDVPDFALVAGVPARRIGWVGRAGVRLVEHADEPGVWHCPETGTRHLEQDGVLTEEG, translated from the coding sequence TGCCGAGGTCGGCGAGGGCAGCGCCGTCTGGGACCTGGCCCAGATCCGGGAGGAGGCCCGGCTCGGCCGCTCCTGCGTGGTCGGACGCGGCGCCTACGTCGGTCCCGGCGTCCGGATCGGCGACAACGTCAAGCTGCAGAACTACGCGCTGGTCTACGAGCCCGCCGAGCTGGCCGACGGCGTGTTCGTCGGCCCCTCGGCCGTGCTCACCAACGACTTCTACCCGCGCTCGGTCGACCCGCAGGGCCGGCAGAAGCGGGACGGCGACTGGCAGCCGGTGGCCGTCCGGGTCGCCGAGGGGGCCTCGCTCGGGGCCCGGTCGGTCTGCGTCGCGCCGGTCCGGGTGGGCCGTTGGGCGCTGGTCGCCGCCGGGGCCGTGGTCACCCGCGACGTCCCCGACTTCGCCCTGGTCGCGGGCGTCCCGGCGCGCCGGATCGGCTGGGTCGGCCGGGCCGGGGTGCGGCTGGTCGAGCACGCCGACGAGCCCGGAGTCTGGCACTGCCCGGAGACCGGCACCCGGCACCTGGAGCAGGACGGCGTGCTGACCGAGGAGGGCTGA